The genome window CGGCGGGGCTGAACTCGGGCCGGAAAACCGAGCCGGAGGGATAAGAATCAGGCGAGGTTAAACGGCTGCGCCGGGGAGGCGTGTTTGCCGATCACCGCGTGTAGGTAATAGGAACCCGGCTCCACGGGGGTGCGGGCCTCGCACTGCTGGGGCGCGGACGAGGTGCGCGACCACACCGCCTCAAAGTGGCGCTCCTCCTTCTTGGGGAAGGAGCGCTTACCGGACCCCTCGGAGGGGTTGCAGTCCACGTCCGACCACACGCGGGAATTATCCGCCATGGAGTACACCTCAAAGCGCAGGGTCTCCCTGTCCAGGTCGATCTCACAATCCGCGGCGGTGGGGTTCTGCACCGTCATATAAAAGGTGGGCTTATCGCCCTGGCGGTAGTTGGCCTGCGAGGTGGAGGCCGTGATCTGAAGATCGTTGAGTTCGCAGGTGCGCTTGCCCGCGGCCGCCACGGTGGTGGGGGCGGCGCTGGGATCCTCGCTCTCATGTCCCTCCTCGGAGGGCTTCTCGGATTCCTCGGCCTCGCTCGCCTCGGCGGAATCCGTGGACTCCGGCGCGGAGGTTTCCGTTTCCGCGGCGGACTCCACTGCCGACGCCGCCGGGGCGGCGGTGCTGGTGGACGTGGACTGCTCCTCTTCGCTGCCGCCGCCGAATGCCACGGCGGCCCAGATCAGGGCGAATACCACCACGAGGACGATCACGGCGGCGGCCACGCGGCGTCGCACGTAGATCTCTTGGGGAAGGCGACCAGGTTGTTGCGTGCTCACGCCTTCCCACTCTATGCGTTATAGCCCCTCCGCGAGGGCAAACCACGCCGCTTAATGCTCGTCCTTGCGCAGGAAGGAATGATGATCCACCCGCCAGGTCACCGCCGTCATGCCCATCGCCCCGAGACTGAGCAGGAAAAGCGCGTTTTCCACCCCCTGGTGATAGAACGCCGTGCCACCCACCGCCGCGCCGCACACAAAGCCCAGGTACGTGGCCAGTTGCGGGAACCACATCCACCTTTGCTTCCCGGCCAGGTGCAGGGCTATGCCCTGGCCGATCTTCACCAACGTGCCCGTGACGTAGGAAAGGGGCATGACCACCTGGCCGCGCCTGCTGATCGAGGTGTTCAAAGCACCCAGGCCAAAGACCAGGAACAAGATGGGGATAAAGGTGAGGCCGTCCTCCTGGGTACCCAGCCAGAGATCGGAAAGAAAAGCCAGAATGATGGCGATGGTAGTGACCACCATCGCGCCGTGGCGGGCGTGCGACCACAGATAAATGCGCGCCAGGGTGGCGGTGAGCGCCCCGATGACAAAGACCACCACGGCACTCAGCGCGGCCAGGCCCGCCTCCGTGCTGCCCCGGATGGGTTCTAGCACCATGCGCTCGGTGTTTCCGGTCATAAAGGTGACGTACCACCCGGCGGAATAGATCCAGGCCGCCGCTCCCGTGGCCCCGGCCAGGCTGGCAAGCATGACGCCCAGGAAGAACTCCCGGAGGTTGTAGTACGGGGCCATGTAGTCATGGGTGCCGTTGAGGATTTCCCGCCACGCCTCTCCCCGATTCATGGCATCAACTCACCCCGTGCGTGGCCACGGTCTCCACGCGGCCGTCGGCAAGCATATACCGCAGGCCCACCACCCCGATCTCCCCCTGCGCTATCTGCTCGCGCAGGTGCGGGAGGCGATGCATGATCTGCCCTATGGTCTCCGTGACGTGAATCCGCTCGTAATCGCTCTTATCGTTGCGACCCTCCCGGCGCGCGGCCAGGATTGAGGGGGTCACTCGCTCCACCAGGATGCGTTGCCAGCCCTCCGGGATCGCTCCGTTATCCAGCGCGTTGGTGGCCGCCGCTACCGCGCCGCAACTCTCGTGGCCCATCACCACGATCAGCGGCACGTCCAGGCCGTCCACCGCGTACTCCAGGGAGGCCAGCACGGCGGGGTCGGTGATCTCGCCGGCGGTGCGGATCACAAAGAGGTCGCCAAAGCCGACGTCGAAAATCAGCTCCACGGGCACGCGCGAATCGGAGCACGCCAGCACCACCGCCGCCGGGTTCTGCCCCATGCGCAGGATCGCGCGACGATTATCGTCGCGGTTGGGATTCTTTTCCTGCGCCTCACAAAAACGCCTGTTACCTGCCTGAAGAGCCTCCCAAACGGTCTGCGGCGAGGCATGGGAATACAAAGTCATAATGTGAAACATATTACCCAAACCCGCCCCTTATACTGCGATGGTGACCACCCTCCAACACGACGTCATCGCCTGGTACCGCGCCCACG of Corynebacterium sp. 21KM1197 contains these proteins:
- a CDS encoding carbonic anhydrase, with product MTLYSHASPQTVWEALQAGNRRFCEAQEKNPNRDDNRRAILRMGQNPAAVVLACSDSRVPVELIFDVGFGDLFVIRTAGEITDPAVLASLEYAVDGLDVPLIVVMGHESCGAVAAATNALDNGAIPEGWQRILVERVTPSILAARREGRNDKSDYERIHVTETIGQIMHRLPHLREQIAQGEIGVVGLRYMLADGRVETVATHGVS
- a CDS encoding YoaK family protein, producing MNRGEAWREILNGTHDYMAPYYNLREFFLGVMLASLAGATGAAAWIYSAGWYVTFMTGNTERMVLEPIRGSTEAGLAALSAVVVFVIGALTATLARIYLWSHARHGAMVVTTIAIILAFLSDLWLGTQEDGLTFIPILFLVFGLGALNTSISRRGQVVMPLSYVTGTLVKIGQGIALHLAGKQRWMWFPQLATYLGFVCGAAVGGTAFYHQGVENALFLLSLGAMGMTAVTWRVDHHSFLRKDEH